From the Thermosynechococcus sp. genome, the window AAAGCCTTGGCGGTCGAGTCCCCAGAAAACTGCAATACCCATGAGTAAAGTTACCGATAAGCCCCCTGACACTGACCAGCGACGCCGCATTTTTCGTTTGCTGCGGATCGGTCTAGGGCTTACCCTCATTGGTTTAGCGGCATATCTCCTCTGGTGGCGACAGCGCAATGTGGTCAGTCGGGTGGGCTATCTCAATGGCACCGTGATTACCCTCTATGCGCCGATCCCCGGTACTCTGACCCTAGAGCCTCTGCACCCCGGCCAACCCCTAAGGGCGGGCACGGCAATTGGTACAATTCGCAACGATCGCAACCCGCAACTGGAAACCGATCGCCAGAATCTGGAGACCCGCCTCAGCATCGCCCTCGCGCAGCAGCAGGGTCTGCAACAGAAACGCAATAGCCGCATGGCTTTGATTGCTCAGCTTGACCACGATGAACAGAGTCAGCGAACCCTTGAAGTTCGCTTTACTCAAGAAGCAGTGCGGCGCACCTTAGGGGAACTCCGCCAAGCCCAAGAAGCCCTTGCCCTTGCTCGCATTACCGCCGATCGCTACACCCGTCTGCTCAAGGCGGGAGCGGTGGCGCGTCAACTAGCCGATGAAGCCCTATCCCGTGCCCAGGAGGCCGCCAAATTAGTGGAGAGTAAACAGGCCGAACTGCGCCGTCAACAAACTGCCCTCCAAGCCGCTCGCCAAGGACTGCAACTGGATGCCTCACGCACATTTAGCTTTCCCCAAATTCGCCTGATTGACCTGCACTTGGAACTGGTGGATATTGAAGCTGAGCTACTGAATGTCAGCACCACAATTACCGCCCTACGTCGTGAAATTGCCAACATTAAGCAGCAACTCTCTCTGCAACGGGTGGCCCCCATTAAAGTGCCCACCACCGCCGTCATTTGGTCTGTGATTCATAAAACCGGAAATTTGGGGATTCCGCTTGCGGCCGGCGATCCAATCATTAAGATGTTAGATTGTCGTGATGTCTGGGCAACGGCATTGGTAGCTGAGCGAGAAAATTCCCGTCTGCGGGTGGGTCAAGAGGCTAGCGTGCGCTTGCTGGATGGGAGCGATCGCCGGCTGAGGGGCATTGTGCGGGCGATTCGTGGTGGCCCCGGCAAAGTTCAGGTGGGCGAAAATGTTGCTGTGCCCCCTCCGGATCTGGTGCGCAACGAACTGGCGGTTGACGTTCAACTGGATGAATTGCCGGCGGACTTGAGCGCCGCCCGTTTTTGTGGTGTTGGCCAAAGTGTCGAAGTAATTTTTAGTGTTTTTTAATTGTTGCCCCCTCAGGTTTTTCCCACTTCAAACATCGACCAGAGGGCAGGCTTGCCGCCCTAGCGCAAACCTACCTGCTTTCGTAAAGTCCGGAGGCTAGGGAGATGACAATTAAGCCTAAACTCCTGCTGGCCTGGGTTTAACTTTCCGGATCATTGGGGTACTTTAATTAAAAGATTGCTCTACTCAGCTCAAACAGAACCGCCTAGGATGGCTGGGTTCTTCGTGTGTTTCCTAAAGTAAACATGAAAAGGAATATTCTCAGCCCCCCTGCCTTGGTCAGGGGGTGTACTGTAGCCCCCCGGCGCAAACGACAGACTGCTGAGGTTTGCCTCTGTCTATGGGGGGCGCTCGCATTTGTTGTTGTGTGGTTAACTCAGCTAGATTGGCAAAACTTACTTCCCAATTTGGTGGGCATCTGGTATGCGGGTCAGGGCTTGTTTCGGCCAAAGGGGACAACACTTGAAGCACTGTTGCTGCCCACAATTGTCTGGCTAGCGGTTACATTTTTACTCAAAGAAATTTCACCCAAGCCCAATTTTTACTCCCGCCTTGTTGTCAGTGTTGGCCTGGGAGCCTTGGCGCTGCGCTACCTGCTGTGGCGCCTGTTCAATAGCCTTAACCTAGATGATCCTCTCAATGGTGCCGTCTCTATTTTGCTGTTTGTTGCAGAGGTGTTGAACTTAGGCAACACCTGCTGCTTTTTCTTTTTATCTATTTTTGCCACCAACCGCACCCCGGAGGCCGATCGCCTGAGTCAAGCGGTGATTCGCGGAGAATACCTACCGTGGGTGGATGTGATTTTGCCCACCTACAACGAAGGGGTCGAGATTCTGCGCCGCTCAGTGGTGGCCTGCCAAGCCATGGATTATCCCCACAAGCGCATTTATCTGCTGGATGATACCCGTCGCCCAGCCGTGCGCGCTCTTGCTGCCGAACTGGGCTGTGAGTATCGCGATCGCCCCGACAACCGCCATGCCAAAGCCGGTAACATCAACCACGCTCTACCAACCCTGACCGGGGAACTCATTGCCGTGTTTGACGCTGATTTTGTTCCCAGCCGCAACTTTCTCACCCGCACCGTTGGCTTTTTCCAAGACCCCAAGACCGCCATGGTGCAAACCCCCCAAAACTTTTTTAATGAAGACCCCGTAACTGTGAACTTGGGCCTAGAGGGGATCCTCAACAACGAGCAAACCCTTTTCTTTCGTTTTATTCAATGCAGTCGAGATTTTTTTGATGCCGTCATTTGCTGCGGCACCTGCTTTGTGGTCCGCCGGAGTGCCCTTGATGAGATTGGCGGCATTCCCACCGACAGCATTACAGAAGATTACCTAACTTCCATGTATTTACAGGGGCGGGGCTACCGCGTTAAATACCTCAATGAAGCCCTCTCCGCCGGTATGTCTCCCGAAACCATTAGTGCCTATGTCAACCAACGCCTGCGCTGGGGCCAAGGAACCCTGCAAATGCTGTTTCTGAAGGATAATTTCCTGACCATTCCCAACCTCAACCCCATACAGCGCTTTTATCACAGCTTAGGCGTGATTTATTGGCTCTTATGCATTCCGCGGGTGATCTTTTTGCTGGCGCCCTTGGCTTTTTTGCTCTTTGGCTTAGCGCCGTTGCGCGCCACCTTTAACGAAATTCTCTACTTTTATTTTCCCTATTACTTAGGAAATATCATGGCCTTTGCTTGGCTCACAGAGGGTCGCCGCTCCGCCTTTTGGTCGGATGTATATGAAACCCTGCTGGCTTTCCCGCTGGCATTGACAATCGTACGCACCCTCTGGAGTCCGCGGGGCAAGCCCTTCAAAGTGACCCCCAAAGGCATTGTCGATCCCCATCGCATTACAGTGAACTGGCCCCTGATTCGACCCCTGTTGATATTGATGCTCCTAACGATTTTAGGGTTTCTTTGGCGCAGCTCACCCCTGCAGGATACAATTGTCAATCCCGACAGTTTGCTGGTCAATGCTCTGTGGTCTGTTTATAATTTTACAATCCTCATCCTTTGTATGCTGGTTGCCATCGATGTGCCGCAGCGGCGCCATTCGCGCTTTAGCCGCCAGGAACCCTGTGAACTAATCCTTGGCCATGACTCCTGCTTTGTCCAAACCGCCGATCTTTCCGAAGCAGGAGCCCGCCTCTCCCTAACACCCCCTTGGCCGCTGCCCCTTAAAGAAGATGTTGGGGAGCTGTGCTTTGTTGACCCTAGCCCTTTGGCCCCATTAAGTTTGCCAATACAGGTGCGCTGGTGGCGATGGGTAGATAGAAATACCTTACAGCTAGGTGTGCAATTTAGCGAGCTGCCGCTCCCCACCTATCGCCGTCTTGTCGAGTACTTGTATTGCCAGCCCGGTCAGTGGGAAGAGGTGCGGGTTCCGGAAGTGAAAACTGCTTGGGCACTCATCAAAAGTGTTCTGAGACTGTATCCCCTTGCCGAGAGCCGCTAACCATTAAGAAGGGTGAGGAGATTTTGAATTGCCATACTGGTTGCCCGAATTGCTGCCTGAACACTGGCATTTTTGGGCTCAACTTGCAGCAGATAGGCCAAGCTGGATTGCAGATACGTCAGCGCCATCTGAGTGTTGGGATCAATGTGCTGGTAGGCTTGGGGTGAGTAGGGCGGACCATAACTGGGGTGGGGATAGCCAACAGAGTGCTCATAGTTTGCGCCTGAATATCCTTGGGAATAGTCGTAGGTGGGGTGGGAATAGCCAACGGTGTGCTCGTAGTTTGACCCTGAATATCCTTGGGAATAATCGTAGGTGGGGTGGGGATAGCCAACGGTGTGCTCGTAGTTCGCCGCTGGATACCCTTGGCTGGCTTCAACCGGTTGTGCAGCCTCAGAGGGGGTTGAAACCGTTGCTGTAGTGGCGGGGACCTGTGGCGCTGAAGGCAAAATAACGGCCTCCTCTGTTTCTTCGGGTTCAGTAGCAGGGGAGGCGGTTGGGCTAAATGGGGTACCACTGGCCTTGGCAGCCATAATTTCCGTGGCCTCGAGGATTTGGGTGGGCTCACTGTCGATTTCTCCCATGCGTTCTCCCCGTTGGTAGACACTGACCTGACTGTAACTCTGTTCAGTATCTTTTTCCTCTTTTTTCAGCCATACAAGAAAATCAGAGGCGCTGTAGGTGGCTTCTCCCCCCAAGGTACGAATGGCAACAAAGCCATTGGCGGCATTGACACTTTGAATAGGATACCAGGTGCCCCGATAGAGAATCATCGCATCCATGGCGAGGGAGTTGCCTCCTGTAAGAGCACCGCGTCGCTTACCCCGTGCCCACCGGTCTTTCCACAGCACGCCTGCTTCGGTGTATTGGATCAGATAGCCTTCGGGAACAGTGCGATGTTCGTAACGTAAAAATCCGGGGGTTTGAGCTATGCCGACTTGGAAGATTTCATAATCTACCATGACCTCTTGAATCAGAGGTCGATAGGGTGATGCATCCCGTACTTCAATGGCAAGGGTGGGAGCATCTGTTTTCACCCGGGCCACAATGCCATCTTTGTAGGAAATGAGCTGAACTTCATCAAATGTTGTTTCTACACGCAGGTGCCGATTCGAGAGCATTCGCGAATTTTTCTGAATCAAGTCTTTAATAAATTGGTCTATTAATTCGCGATCGCCCATAGTTTTTGCTTTGAATCACGGCAAGAAGCCTGCTAGCCACTGGGCCTAGGGAGTCTATCCCTTGCTTTTTGCTTAATGCAACTTTGGAACACTAGACCCATGCTTGCATAGTGGCCACAGGTCAGCTTAGGAACACTAGCGATGTCAGTCTAGGACAAAAAACTTCCTGCTAACAACCGTAAATCTACGGATTCAAGACGGATTCAAGGTCTGAAAATACTCCCGTAGCCGCTGCAGAGCCTGGCCACGATGACTAACTTGTTGCTTTTCGACGGGACTCATCTCGGCAAAGGTACGCTGCTGACTGGGCACCCAAAAGACAGGATCGTAGCCAAACCCCCCCTGACCCCGGGGAGCGGTTAAAATCTCGCCTGCACACCGTCCCTCAGTTGTAACGGCAATCGTGCCATCGGGGCGTGCTAGGGCAATGACACAAATAAATTCAGCGGCGCGATCGCTCACGTCGGCCATTTCCTGTAATAGACGCTCAATGCGCTCAGCATCCGTAGCTCCATAGCGAGCCGAATAGATTCCCGGGGCCCCCTGAAGGGCATGAACTGCTAGCCCCGAATCGTCGGCGATCGCCCACTGTCCCATTTGCTTGGCGGCAGTAGCAGCCTTTAAACAGGCGTTGCCCACAAAGGAATCCGCGGTTTCAGCAATCTCAATGGTGGCTGGCAGGGCTAGCAACTCCCCAATCCACGGCTGTAACCAGCCTTGAAACTCTTTGACCTTACCAGGATTGTGGCTCGCTAAGACAGCTTGGGCAAGAATGGGCATTTCCTATGGACGACGCTGCAACTGAATATGATCTTGCCGCAAACTGACATCGAAGTGCTGCAGAAAATCCTGCCCCAAAAGCCCAATGGTCATATCAGGCCCAGCCACGGCAACGGGCCATTGCTTACGATGGAAGCCACCGACACTTATGGATTGGACGTAGACAACTGGCAGCACCACTTGACCATTGGCAGTATGAAACACGCGATTATCCACCACTTGCGCTGGGGTAATGCCTAAAGCCCGTGCCATCGATCGCGTAATCACCGTCATACTGGCTCCTGAGTCCACCAGCATCTCAAACCGCAGTCGTTGGTTAAACGTAACTTGAATAACGGGAATCCCCCCCTGCCGCCGCAAAATCGGTATAATGCCCCTGGGCTGAGTGATCACCGTTACCATTGAGGGAGCAGGGGTTGGGGGCAGTTGTTGCAATCGCAGCAATTCTTGACGATAGCTACCAAGGGCTTGGGCCTGTTGGGGATGGACACGAATGACCTGATCGAGAATTTGCGCCGCTGTCGCCCAGTCTTGGTTGGCGATCGCCCGATAAAAACTTTCTGGCAGTACAACCGACGGCACTCCCCTCGCGGGGGCAATCAGAAACAGCATGCCCACCAGCGTCGCTAGCACCCAATATCCATGTTCTTGGGTCATGATTTTCGTCGTACCCTAGGATCATCGTACCCTAGGATCATTTGCAACGGGAAACCCAACATGGGGTTAAGCCCGAGTACAACCACGGCCACGGGTATGCAATGGCAAGAGCTCGTGATGCCCACGTCACCCTAGCCTTGAATTTGACCACCCTTCTTGGCCCCGCTGTGGGGCAACGGGGTTTTCGTCTCTACATTTCAGATATGACAGTGCGCCTAGAAGAACGCAACTGCTTTTACTATCGAGATTGGCAAGCCTACTCCCCTCCAGAAGATGTGGTTGAACTCAAGAGCATTGGCTGGCAAGGCCACCTATCTACCATTTCTATTTATGAAGATGTTACCCTAGGGCCCTAATCTCAATCAAAAGTTTGTGTGAATCGCCTCCATCGGACAGGCGGCAACACATTGCTCACAGACAATGCAACGGGAGCGGGTAAATTGGAGTTGAAACGTTTCTGGATGGAGCGTCAGCGCCTGAGTGGGGCATACCCCTGTACAGAGCCCACAGTGGACACAGGCCTGCTCATCAATCACAATTTCACGACTGGCAAGGGACACCTCAATATTCTGCTGCCGCAACCATTCGAGGGCGGCCTCCATTTGGTCAATGTCCCCAGCCAATTCTAAAACCAGTTTGCCCACTTGGTTAGGTGCCACTTGGGCACGGATGATATTGGCGGCGATATTAAAGTCCTTGGCCAAGCGATAGGTGACGGGCATTTGAATCGTCCGCCGGGGAAATGTCAATGTCACTCGCTTTTTCACTGCTTGAAGATTTGGATCCTAGCACAGCTCTTTTGATAAGTATCGCACACTCCCAACACTGTGAAAGTTATAGCTACTCCAATAAAGAATGAGACATTAGGCGGCACAATAATTGGAAATCACCTCATCATTTGCCCCCTTGCTTGGCATAGGAGACAACCCGATCTCCTAAATTCAGTCTCTAGCTCCTGTTCTTTAAGGATATTGAGGACGCTTCAAGGCTAATCTATCTCTCTTTGCAATATTTCACTCCCTTTTGCAATAGCCATAATGTGAAGCCTTTTTCATAGGAATTAAAAAAATGAAAAAATATTAAATTTTATTTACTAGTCTATAAACACAAAAGCCATCCCCACAGTAAAATTGTTACCCTGCTAGATAAGAATTAGATGGAGTATTTTTTGTCAAAATTTAATAAGTTATTAAAATAGTGGAGATTGTAGATAAAAATGAATCTGAAATAAAATTAGAAGATTCATCCGCTGCTGATAAAATAGCTTTTTTATGAATCCTTACTAGCTTAATAGTCATTTGTTTTAATTTATATTTTCTTCGATCCTTGCAGTGCCGTTGAGTTGTCAGCGCACTGGTAGTGAAAATATTATTCCTACTGCCTAGTGCTTAGTTAAAGTATATTGATTTTGGGGACTGGGTAAACAGAATCAAAGGGGAGTTAGAAATGTCTCAAGTAGCTTATTGTGGTCTCATTCACCAAAGGAAGACTAGGATTGGGAATCGCTGTTGGTAATCTCGCCGAAGCGTTCAATCCGCAAGGGAGTGTTGGGAAAGTCGGCTTGGATTAAACGGCGAATTAGTTGCACACTGGCAAAGTTTTGATCAATATGGGGAATCCCTTTGGCATCTAGGCGTACAGGAATGACTTTTCCTTGAATGAAGCGACCAGAACCGTCGAGTTCCACATCGAGAATCAGTGACTTACCAAGGGGGCCGTGACTGCTTAGAGTCTGATAGCCGACAAAGTTCCCCAAGGAATAGGCAATGAGGCGGCCTTTGTACAATTCAAGGGCACGGGGAACATGGGGGCCATGACCCAAAATTAAATCGGCACCATTGTCAATCATGGTGCGGGCAAACTGAACTACATTGCCCCGGTCTTCGCCATAGAAGTACTCAGTGCGATCGCGGGTATGAATTTGATCGCTGCCTTCGGCACCGCCGTGGAAACTGACAACCACAATATCAGCGTTTTTCTTAACCTCCCGCACCAGGGCGGCACTTGCCTTGAGGTCTTGGATGCGATTTTGGCCGTAGTAGGTACCAAAGCCGATAAATGCGGTTTTCAGGCCATTGGCTGCGAGGTAGGTCAGTTGATTGCGATCACCAATAGCGCTCATGCCAGCGGTGTTGATGTGGCGAATCGTATCGCGAAATCCCTGTTCGTTGAAGTCGTAGCTGTGGTTGTTGGCAATGTTGAGGACGTCAAAACCAGCTTGGCGTAACACCTGCGCATAACTGGGCGGTGAGCGAAAGACAAAACTGCGACCCCCCTGGGTGTTTTTGTAGGGATGGGGATGATCAGTAAGGGTACTTTCATAATTGCCAAAGAGAAAATCTGCCCCCTGAAGATAGGGTTTGACTTGGGCAAAGAGCTTTTGGGGATCCGCAGGCAAGCGGTTACTGGGAAAATTGGTGCCAAGGACAATATCGCCAACCGCCTTAATCCGCAAGCGGCGATCGCTAGGGGCGAGTGGGGGGGACACAAGGGGAACATCGGGTTCAGGGGTTACAATAGCTGGCCTGGGTTCCGCACTGGGCGGAGCATCGACACCGAGTTGATTTTGCAACGTCAGGGCAATGGCACTGGTGCCTGCGATCGCCAGCAAACTGAGGGCAAAGGCACTCACCGCCTGATGAGACCGTGGCGTGGTAGGGATAACTGCATTTGAGCTGGAACTTGCTTGAGGAGGCGGCGCCGCTGGTAAGGTCTCCCGTAGGTCAACGGTCTGTGTCCATTCTGGCCATTCTTGGCCGAGCAGCCGAGCCTGGAGACGCACACGCAGAACTCCTTGGGGCGCCAATTGCCTGAGACCTCGGCAAACAAACTGAACACAGACTTGGGGGGGGAGCGATCGCGCTGCTTCAAACATAATTTGTAAACAGTCGCCCCGCCGCCGCACGAGGGCGCGCACCCCCTTGGTTTGGAGCGTGCGGTTCATCAAATGGGCAATGGCCTCTGCTTCACCCTGACGTGCCTGCTGCCAAACCAAATCAAGGGAAGCGGTCATGATCAAGGAACCTTCCAGCGATCGCGAGCAAACCTGTGGCTATTGTATGGAAAGTCACTCGTCTTGAAAGTTAGGGCCAGGCCAATTTGACAAACGTCACGCAGAGGCCTCTTGGGCATGCAAGGCTCGCAACAGATCATGGCGGCTAATGATGCCCACTAACTCCCCCTGATCGTTCAAAACCGGTAGGCGACTAATGTGGTGATTGACCATGAGGCGAGCTGCTTCGGAAATGGGTGCATCCACGTTAATCGTGTGGGGGTTGGAGGTCATGACGTCCTGCACCTGTTGGCCGAGGGTTTTCTTGAGGTGCTGGTGAAAAGACTCTGGAGACTCGAAGTAAATGATGCTCCCTAGGAAAGTGATGTATAACGGCGGCTCTAAGGGTGCTTCGCGCACGATCAAGTCAGCTTCAGAGACCAATCCCACCAATTTGCCCTTATCGTCCACAACGGGGAGGCCGCGCACCTGTTTTGCTTCCATGAGACGAACTGCTTCCGCAATCGGGGCAGCGGCACGAATGGTAACGGGGTTGGGGGTCATGTAATCACGGACGAGAGCGGTCATAGTTAACCTAGGGAATGGGAGGACAGTTCGAGGGGATGGTAGTCACCATGCATTGCCAGATCGGGGCGGAGGCTTTGGGCATGCCGCAGGTAAGCATGGTAAATCGGTTGATCTGGGTTGGGGGTGTTGAAGTAAATTAAGCAGCGGATACAGCGGGGCAGGCCTCCCTCGACGTGCATTTGTTGGACATCGAGGAGGGGAACGTTGCGCCAGTGGGGACATTCACGGGCGATCGCCGCCGGAAAAATCTGATCGAGGTCACGGGTGACAGAAAAGGTGACACTAATTACTTCCGAGAAATCAAGGGCATTGCGCCGCTCAATCTCACCGAGGAGTTCCAAAACCGCCTCACGGATTGCGGGAATTGAATTTTCCGTGGCGGTAGTTGCTCCACGAATTGCTCGGACGCGCCAGCCCACAGTGTGCTCCTCCATCAAGACATCCGCAAGGGTACTGTATTCAGCTTAGGGGCGATAGAGCCATAGGGGAAGTCCATTGGTAGCCATTTCAAATTCCAACCAGTCCAGACCCGCCTGCCACGGGAAGGGGAAACGCTCCTGCTGACGTGGAAACAGCCGAGCTAAGGGGGACTTGGGTTCTTCGATGGTTTGCACCTTGGTTTTGCTGGGGTCAAGGCCGGCCAGTTCCGCCAACCAGCGACGGGCATCCTCCTCAGTGCCCAAGCGATCGACGAGTCCTAGGGCAAGGGCCTGCTCACCCGTAAAAACCCGGCCATCGGCAAAACTGCGCACCGTTTCCACATCAAGGTTGCGGCCTTCGGCCACGGTTTGGACAAATTGGTGATAGCTGGTGTCAATCAGGTCTTGCAGAATGCGGATTTCCTCCTCCGTAAGGTCGCGATCAAAAGCCAGAATATCTTTGTAGGGACCAGACTTGATCACCTTGAAGGAGACTCCCACCTTATCGAGGAGCCGTTGCAAATTGTTGCCCCGCAGGATGACGCCAATACTGCCCGTAATGGTGCCGGGGTTGGCCATGATGTGCTGTGCCCCCATGCCGATATAGACTCCGCCAGAGGCAGAGATGTTGCCAAAACTGGCCACGATTTTCATTTTCGACTGCAAGCGCTTGAGGGCAGCATAGATCTCTTGGGAGTCACCTACGGTACCGCCGGGACTGTCAATGCGCACGAGCAGCGCCGGGTAGCCCCGTTCTTCAATGGTTTTCAGGGCTTTGAGGACACGCCGGCGAGTACCCCCAGCGATCGCCCCCGTAATTTCGAGGCGGGCAATTTGACGACGGTAACCACGGGATAAGGGCCAAGGCATAGGCAACAATCCGTTCAGTAAATCGTGACTCAGTAAATCGTGACAATTCACTCGGATTTCTAATCTAGCAAGGTTCTAGGAGGGGGAGGGCGGCGCCTGCTTGACCATTGCTGCTGAGAGTCCCTCGGTACCGTTGCCGATATACCACAGAGCTGCTGCGGCTTCAGCATGGGTGACGGGTTTTTGGGGCTGAAGCAAGAGCGTTTCTCCCCACACGCGGCGAATGTTCGAGAGATCCCCCGCGAGGTAGTCAGCGGCCACGGCATTGATGGCGGTGGGAGCAATCCGTTGACTGTCCTTGAACCCCCAGGTTTGCTGAATGCGATCAATCGTGCTGGGACTCAGCCGCCCCTGTTGATCGAGGGGGACTTTCCACTGCAATAGGGTTTCACGGGTGAGGGGAGCCTCAGGACGAAAGAGAGCACTGGTATCGCCAGTGAGGGAACTGGGCAAAAATCCTGCCATCGCCAGTCCTTGAATATAGGGAAAGTCGGGATGGTCACGGGGGACATCTTGGAAAATGGGTGTGTCATTGCGGTTGCCGAGGCGGATTTGCCGGGCGGGGCGATCGGCATAAAAGCGGTTGTAGGTCGTGACTAACCAGCGCACAAACTGGCCACGACGGATAGGGGTATTGGGTTGCAGGCGATCGCCCGTCGTGCTAAGTACCCCCAGTTCGGCTAAATCGCGAATGGCGGGTTGGAGGGGAGCGGGGGCCTGGTCGAGATCGGTAAAGACTTGGGGGGCGTTGGGGTTGGGTTGGGGAGTCCCTGTGGCCGTGGTGCTCTTGACGGGTGTGTAAGCCACGGTGAACATTGTCAGGTTATTTTCTGGCACCGTGTTGATGGTAACGCTCACCTCTAGCTCAGAGCTGCGCCCCTTGAGGGTGATTGTCTTATCGGCCACCTGTTGCTCCACCAGTTGCCAGCCCGACTGTTGAAATTGCTGACTATAGA encodes:
- the sppA gene encoding signal peptide peptidase SppA; translated protein: MPWPLSRGYRRQIARLEITGAIAGGTRRRVLKALKTIEERGYPALLVRIDSPGGTVGDSQEIYAALKRLQSKMKIVASFGNISASGGVYIGMGAQHIMANPGTITGSIGVILRGNNLQRLLDKVGVSFKVIKSGPYKDILAFDRDLTEEEIRILQDLIDTSYHQFVQTVAEGRNLDVETVRSFADGRVFTGEQALALGLVDRLGTEEDARRWLAELAGLDPSKTKVQTIEEPKSPLARLFPRQQERFPFPWQAGLDWLEFEMATNGLPLWLYRP
- a CDS encoding NIL domain-containing protein encodes the protein MKKRVTLTFPRRTIQMPVTYRLAKDFNIAANIIRAQVAPNQVGKLVLELAGDIDQMEAALEWLRQQNIEVSLASREIVIDEQACVHCGLCTGVCPTQALTLHPETFQLQFTRSRCIVCEQCVAACPMEAIHTNF
- a CDS encoding TIGR02281 family clan AA aspartic protease; the protein is MTQEHGYWVLATLVGMLFLIAPARGVPSVVLPESFYRAIANQDWATAAQILDQVIRVHPQQAQALGSYRQELLRLQQLPPTPAPSMVTVITQPRGIIPILRRQGGIPVIQVTFNQRLRFEMLVDSGASMTVITRSMARALGITPAQVVDNRVFHTANGQVVLPVVYVQSISVGGFHRKQWPVAVAGPDMTIGLLGQDFLQHFDVSLRQDHIQLQRRP
- the aroH gene encoding chorismate mutase, whose translation is MEEHTVGWRVRAIRGATTATENSIPAIREAVLELLGEIERRNALDFSEVISVTFSVTRDLDQIFPAAIARECPHWRNVPLLDVQQMHVEGGLPRCIRCLIYFNTPNPDQPIYHAYLRHAQSLRPDLAMHGDYHPLELSSHSLG
- a CDS encoding CBS domain-containing protein, which translates into the protein MTALVRDYMTPNPVTIRAAAPIAEAVRLMEAKQVRGLPVVDDKGKLVGLVSEADLIVREAPLEPPLYITFLGSIIYFESPESFHQHLKKTLGQQVQDVMTSNPHTINVDAPISEAARLMVNHHISRLPVLNDQGELVGIISRHDLLRALHAQEASA
- a CDS encoding S-layer homology domain-containing protein; this encodes MKQYQAEGGRTLKRSRQLGWSLFLSALLLSSCEGSGLQNWFAADPNADQWASQSPTALPSAAAPATLPENLRFPNATFLSTQPQPEAPQTTVTRWQVAAPAIAIQQFYSQQFQQSGWQLVEQQVADKTITLKGRSSELEVSVTINTVPENNLTMFTVAYTPVKSTTATGTPQPNPNAPQVFTDLDQAPAPLQPAIRDLAELGVLSTTGDRLQPNTPIRRGQFVRWLVTTYNRFYADRPARQIRLGNRNDTPIFQDVPRDHPDFPYIQGLAMAGFLPSSLTGDTSALFRPEAPLTRETLLQWKVPLDQQGRLSPSTIDRIQQTWGFKDSQRIAPTAINAVAADYLAGDLSNIRRVWGETLLLQPQKPVTHAEAAAALWYIGNGTEGLSAAMVKQAPPSPS
- a CDS encoding CapA family protein translates to MTASLDLVWQQARQGEAEAIAHLMNRTLQTKGVRALVRRRGDCLQIMFEAARSLPPQVCVQFVCRGLRQLAPQGVLRVRLQARLLGQEWPEWTQTVDLRETLPAAPPPQASSSSNAVIPTTPRSHQAVSAFALSLLAIAGTSAIALTLQNQLGVDAPPSAEPRPAIVTPEPDVPLVSPPLAPSDRRLRIKAVGDIVLGTNFPSNRLPADPQKLFAQVKPYLQGADFLFGNYESTLTDHPHPYKNTQGGRSFVFRSPPSYAQVLRQAGFDVLNIANNHSYDFNEQGFRDTIRHINTAGMSAIGDRNQLTYLAANGLKTAFIGFGTYYGQNRIQDLKASAALVREVKKNADIVVVSFHGGAEGSDQIHTRDRTEYFYGEDRGNVVQFARTMIDNGADLILGHGPHVPRALELYKGRLIAYSLGNFVGYQTLSSHGPLGKSLILDVELDGSGRFIQGKVIPVRLDAKGIPHIDQNFASVQLIRRLIQADFPNTPLRIERFGEITNSDSQS
- a CDS encoding glycosyltransferase family 2 protein, giving the protein MWLTQLDWQNLLPNLVGIWYAGQGLFRPKGTTLEALLLPTIVWLAVTFLLKEISPKPNFYSRLVVSVGLGALALRYLLWRLFNSLNLDDPLNGAVSILLFVAEVLNLGNTCCFFFLSIFATNRTPEADRLSQAVIRGEYLPWVDVILPTYNEGVEILRRSVVACQAMDYPHKRIYLLDDTRRPAVRALAAELGCEYRDRPDNRHAKAGNINHALPTLTGELIAVFDADFVPSRNFLTRTVGFFQDPKTAMVQTPQNFFNEDPVTVNLGLEGILNNEQTLFFRFIQCSRDFFDAVICCGTCFVVRRSALDEIGGIPTDSITEDYLTSMYLQGRGYRVKYLNEALSAGMSPETISAYVNQRLRWGQGTLQMLFLKDNFLTIPNLNPIQRFYHSLGVIYWLLCIPRVIFLLAPLAFLLFGLAPLRATFNEILYFYFPYYLGNIMAFAWLTEGRRSAFWSDVYETLLAFPLALTIVRTLWSPRGKPFKVTPKGIVDPHRITVNWPLIRPLLILMLLTILGFLWRSSPLQDTIVNPDSLLVNALWSVYNFTILILCMLVAIDVPQRRHSRFSRQEPCELILGHDSCFVQTADLSEAGARLSLTPPWPLPLKEDVGELCFVDPSPLAPLSLPIQVRWWRWVDRNTLQLGVQFSELPLPTYRRLVEYLYCQPGQWEEVRVPEVKTAWALIKSVLRLYPLAESR
- a CDS encoding HlyD family secretion protein, translating into MSKVTDKPPDTDQRRRIFRLLRIGLGLTLIGLAAYLLWWRQRNVVSRVGYLNGTVITLYAPIPGTLTLEPLHPGQPLRAGTAIGTIRNDRNPQLETDRQNLETRLSIALAQQQGLQQKRNSRMALIAQLDHDEQSQRTLEVRFTQEAVRRTLGELRQAQEALALARITADRYTRLLKAGAVARQLADEALSRAQEAAKLVESKQAELRRQQTALQAARQGLQLDASRTFSFPQIRLIDLHLELVDIEAELLNVSTTITALRREIANIKQQLSLQRVAPIKVPTTAVIWSVIHKTGNLGIPLAAGDPIIKMLDCRDVWATALVAERENSRLRVGQEASVRLLDGSDRRLRGIVRAIRGGPGKVQVGENVAVPPPDLVRNELAVDVQLDELPADLSAARFCGVGQSVEVIFSVF
- the rdgB gene encoding RdgB/HAM1 family non-canonical purine NTP pyrophosphatase, with translation MPILAQAVLASHNPGKVKEFQGWLQPWIGELLALPATIEIAETADSFVGNACLKAATAAKQMGQWAIADDSGLAVHALQGAPGIYSARYGATDAERIERLLQEMADVSDRAAEFICVIALARPDGTIAVTTEGRCAGEILTAPRGQGGFGYDPVFWVPSQQRTFAEMSPVEKQQVSHRGQALQRLREYFQTLNPS